The Streptomyces nitrosporeus genome includes a window with the following:
- a CDS encoding cobyric acid synthase, whose product MSGGLLVAGTTSDAGKSVVTAGICRWLVRRGVKVAPFKAQNMSLNSFVTHEGAEIGRAQAMQAQAARVEPTVLMNPVLLKPGGDRSSQVVLMGKPVGEMSARGYHGGHQESLFGTVVECLEQLRSTYDAVICEGAGSPAEINLRRTDIVNMGIARAARFPVLVVGDIDRGGVFASFFGTTALLDPEDQALVAGYLVNKFRGDVSLLEPGLDMLRELTGRRTYGVLPFAHGLGIDEEDGLRVSLRGAVRESVVAPPVGEEVLRVAVCAVPLMSNFTDVDALAAEPGVVVRFVDRAEELADADLVVVPGTRGTVKALAWLRERGLAGALARRAAEGRPVLGVCGGFQVLGESIEDDVESKAGLVEGLGLLPVRIRFGREKVLARPVGSALGETVEGYEIHHGLADVRGGEPFLDGCRVGSVWGTHWHGSLESDGFRRAFLTEVARVAGRRFAVAPDTCFAALREEQLDRLGDLVERYADTDALWRLIDTGAPAGLPFVPPGAPGTGPDGPGQAARDTGAGPGHAVTQAHTTEEAP is encoded by the coding sequence ATGAGTGGCGGACTGCTGGTCGCGGGGACCACGTCGGACGCGGGCAAGAGTGTGGTGACGGCGGGCATCTGCCGGTGGCTGGTGCGCCGGGGGGTGAAGGTCGCCCCGTTCAAGGCGCAGAACATGTCGCTGAACTCCTTCGTCACCCATGAGGGCGCGGAGATCGGCCGCGCCCAGGCGATGCAGGCGCAGGCCGCCCGGGTGGAGCCGACGGTGCTGATGAACCCGGTGCTGCTGAAGCCCGGCGGGGACCGGTCCAGCCAGGTGGTGCTGATGGGGAAGCCCGTCGGGGAGATGAGCGCGCGCGGCTATCACGGGGGCCACCAGGAGTCGCTGTTCGGGACGGTCGTGGAGTGCCTGGAGCAGCTGCGGAGCACGTACGACGCGGTGATCTGCGAGGGCGCGGGGTCACCGGCGGAGATCAACCTGCGGCGTACGGACATCGTGAACATGGGGATCGCGCGGGCCGCCCGCTTCCCGGTGCTGGTGGTCGGGGACATCGACCGGGGCGGGGTGTTCGCCTCGTTCTTCGGGACGACGGCGCTGCTGGATCCCGAGGACCAGGCCCTGGTCGCCGGGTACCTCGTCAACAAGTTCCGGGGGGACGTCTCGCTGCTGGAGCCCGGCCTGGACATGCTGCGTGAGCTGACCGGGCGGCGGACGTACGGGGTGCTGCCGTTCGCCCACGGGCTGGGCATCGACGAGGAGGACGGGCTGCGGGTGTCGCTGCGCGGCGCGGTGCGCGAGTCGGTGGTGGCGCCGCCGGTCGGCGAGGAGGTGCTGCGGGTCGCGGTGTGCGCGGTCCCGCTGATGTCGAACTTCACCGATGTGGACGCGCTGGCCGCCGAGCCGGGTGTGGTGGTGCGGTTCGTGGACCGGGCGGAGGAGCTCGCCGACGCGGACCTGGTGGTGGTGCCGGGCACCCGGGGCACGGTGAAGGCGCTGGCCTGGCTGCGGGAGCGGGGGCTGGCCGGCGCCCTGGCGCGGCGGGCCGCGGAGGGGCGCCCGGTGCTGGGTGTCTGCGGGGGCTTCCAGGTGCTGGGCGAGAGCATCGAGGACGACGTGGAGTCGAAGGCCGGGCTGGTCGAGGGGCTCGGGCTGCTGCCGGTACGGATCCGTTTCGGCCGGGAGAAGGTGCTGGCCCGGCCGGTGGGATCGGCGCTCGGCGAGACGGTGGAGGGATACGAGATCCATCACGGCCTCGCCGACGTGCGGGGCGGTGAGCCCTTCCTGGACGGGTGCCGGGTGGGATCCGTGTGGGGGACGCACTGGCACGGGTCGCTGGAGAGCGACGGTTTCCGGCGGGCGTTCCTGACGGAGGTGGCGCGGGTGGCGGGACGCCGGTTCGCGGTGGCCCCGGACACGTGTTTCGCGGCGCTGCGGGAGGAGCAATTGGACCGGCTGGGCGACCTGGTGGAGCGGTACGCCGACACGGACGCGCTGTGGCGGCTGATCGACACGGGGGCGCCGGCGGGACTGCCGTTCGTCCCGCCGGGGGCGCCGGGAACCGGACCGGACGGGCCCGGACAGGCGGCCCGGGACACGGGGGCCGGGCCGGGGCACGCCGTGACACAAGCGCACACGACCGAGGAGGCACCGTGA
- a CDS encoding cobalamin biosynthesis protein, with protein MRADRIFAYGATAGLIGDLLLGDPRRGHPVAAFGRAAAGVEKRLWRDHRGAGALHTLLCAGGTVGAAALAARAVRGRPAAAVALTAVTAWSVVGGTSLGREARAVGDALTAGDLDLARERLPRLCGRDPQALDGPQIARAVVESVAENTSDAVVGALVWGALGGVPGLAGFRAVNTLDAMVGHRSPRYRRYGWASARLDDLAGWPGARLTAALAVAAGGRPRAAVRAWRADAGLHPSPNAGPVEAAFAGALGVRLGGTLAYGGRVEHRPVLNGEAGREVRVADVERAVRLSRRVGALALGVCVAGRLAVGYMTARPGRVRARTAAGKERT; from the coding sequence GTGCGAGCCGACCGCATCTTCGCGTACGGCGCCACCGCCGGCCTGATCGGTGACCTGCTGCTCGGTGACCCCCGGCGGGGCCACCCGGTCGCCGCCTTCGGGCGGGCCGCCGCGGGCGTCGAGAAGCGGCTGTGGCGCGATCACCGCGGCGCCGGTGCCCTGCACACGCTGCTGTGCGCCGGGGGCACCGTGGGCGCCGCGGCGCTCGCCGCCCGCGCCGTGCGCGGCCGTCCCGCCGCGGCTGTGGCGCTGACCGCCGTGACCGCCTGGTCCGTCGTCGGGGGCACCTCGCTGGGCCGTGAGGCCCGGGCCGTCGGGGACGCGCTCACCGCCGGTGACCTGGACCTGGCCCGGGAGCGGCTGCCGCGCCTGTGCGGCCGGGACCCGCAGGCGCTGGACGGGCCGCAGATCGCGCGTGCGGTGGTGGAGTCCGTCGCCGAGAACACCTCCGACGCCGTGGTGGGCGCCCTGGTCTGGGGCGCCCTGGGCGGGGTGCCGGGGCTGGCCGGTTTCCGGGCGGTGAACACCCTGGACGCGATGGTCGGCCACCGGTCGCCGCGGTACCGGCGGTACGGCTGGGCCTCGGCCCGTCTCGACGACCTGGCCGGCTGGCCCGGCGCCCGGCTCACCGCCGCGCTCGCCGTGGCCGCGGGCGGGCGCCCCCGTGCGGCGGTACGCGCCTGGCGGGCGGACGCCGGTCTCCATCCGAGCCCCAACGCGGGCCCGGTCGAGGCGGCTTTCGCGGGTGCGCTCGGCGTACGGCTGGGCGGGACGCTGGCGTACGGCGGGCGGGTCGAGCACCGGCCGGTGCTGAACGGGGAGGCCGGGCGTGAGGTCCGGGTGGCGGATGTCGAACGCGCGGTGCGGCTGTCGCGCCGGGTGGGTGCGCTGGCCCTGGGGGTGTGTGTGGCCGGGCGGCTCGCGGTGGGATACATGACCGCGCGCCCGGGGAGGGTACGGGCGCGCACGGCGGCGGGGAAGGAGCGGACATGA
- a CDS encoding inorganic phosphate transporter, with product MEHITLLLAIVVVTALVFDFTNGFHDTANAMATTISTGALKPKTAVAMSAVLNLVGAFLSVEVARTISGGIVDEDGLRTEVIFAALVGAILWNLLTWLVGLPSSSSHALFGGLIGAAVMSAGWSSINGGTVVTKVLLPALAAPLVAGVAALLATRLTYRINRKITDEEQLKSTAKGYRVGQIASAGLVSLAHGTNDAQKTMGIITLALVTGGVLAPGSNPPVWVIASAGIAIALGTYLGGWRIIRTMGSGLTDLKPPQGFAAQTSAATVILASSHLGFSLSTTQSCSGAVMGAGLGRQGGTVRWSTATRMFVAWGLTLPAAGLVGAGAELLTKQGSWGVAVVAVLLVAGSGAIWLLSRRKPVDHTNVTASEDDGFAAEPAGVVTTAIAAVSPPPTDAAVADLKATIPAPPPTAEIPADPARPATV from the coding sequence ATGGAACACATCACGCTGCTGCTTGCGATCGTGGTCGTAACAGCTCTCGTGTTCGATTTCACGAACGGTTTCCATGACACCGCCAACGCGATGGCGACCACCATCTCGACCGGCGCTCTCAAGCCCAAGACCGCGGTGGCCATGTCCGCCGTTCTCAACCTGGTAGGCGCGTTCCTGTCGGTGGAGGTCGCCAGGACGATCTCCGGCGGGATCGTCGACGAGGACGGCCTCAGAACCGAGGTCATCTTCGCGGCGCTCGTCGGCGCCATCCTGTGGAATCTGCTGACCTGGCTGGTCGGCCTGCCCTCCAGTTCCTCCCACGCGCTCTTCGGCGGTCTGATCGGCGCCGCGGTGATGTCGGCCGGCTGGTCCTCGATCAACGGCGGCACCGTCGTCACCAAGGTGCTGCTGCCGGCGCTCGCCGCTCCCCTCGTCGCCGGTGTGGCCGCGTTGCTGGCCACGCGGCTGACGTACCGGATCAACCGGAAGATCACCGACGAGGAGCAGCTGAAGTCGACGGCCAAGGGCTACCGCGTGGGGCAGATCGCCTCGGCGGGCCTGGTCTCGCTGGCCCACGGCACCAACGACGCCCAGAAGACGATGGGCATCATCACCCTGGCACTGGTCACCGGCGGGGTGCTCGCCCCGGGCTCCAACCCGCCGGTCTGGGTCATCGCGTCGGCCGGTATCGCCATCGCGCTGGGCACCTACCTCGGCGGCTGGCGCATCATCCGCACCATGGGCAGCGGTCTGACCGACCTGAAGCCGCCGCAGGGCTTCGCCGCCCAGACCAGTGCGGCCACGGTCATCCTGGCCTCCTCCCACCTCGGTTTCTCCCTCTCCACCACGCAGTCCTGCTCCGGTGCGGTGATGGGTGCCGGTCTCGGACGCCAGGGCGGCACGGTCCGCTGGTCCACCGCGACCCGGATGTTCGTCGCCTGGGGTCTGACGCTGCCGGCCGCCGGTCTGGTCGGCGCGGGCGCGGAGCTCCTGACCAAGCAGGGCAGCTGGGGCGTCGCCGTCGTGGCCGTGCTGCTCGTCGCGGGCTCCGGTGCCATCTGGCTGCTGTCGCGGCGCAAGCCGGTCGACCACACCAACGTCACCGCGAGCGAGGACGACGGCTTCGCCGCCGAGCCCGCGGGCGTCGTCACCACCGCCATCGCGGCGGTCAGCCCGCCGCCCACCGACGCCGCGGTCGCCGACCTCAAGGCCACCATCCCGGCCCCGCCCCCCACCGCCGAGATCCCGGCCGACCCGGCCCGTCCGGCCACGGTGTAA
- a CDS encoding class II aldolase/adducin family protein, with amino-acid sequence MSDGVAGDAVDGGLGAAGGDAVGRAWSEVVATARRTAAEGLVVGTSGNVSARVGPVVLVTPSGVPYDRLGPGDAVGVDLEGRQVLGTLAPTSEVPLHLAVYRHTSATAVVHTHAVHATAVSTLLDEVPPVHYVTALLGGTVRTAPYARYGTAELAAHMLEALRDRTGCLLRNHGTVTYGDTLDQAYERTAQLEWMCRLWLTAASVPGRSPSLLTPAQLHDVQEALKDYGQRG; translated from the coding sequence ATGAGTGACGGCGTGGCGGGCGACGCGGTTGACGGAGGGCTGGGGGCGGCCGGCGGGGACGCCGTCGGACGGGCCTGGAGCGAGGTCGTGGCGACGGCCCGCAGGACGGCCGCCGAAGGGCTGGTCGTCGGCACCTCGGGCAACGTCTCCGCACGCGTCGGCCCGGTCGTGCTGGTCACACCCAGCGGTGTCCCCTACGACCGGCTCGGCCCCGGCGACGCGGTCGGCGTCGACCTCGAAGGCCGCCAGGTCCTCGGCACGCTGGCCCCGACCAGCGAGGTCCCCCTCCACCTCGCCGTCTACCGGCACACCTCCGCGACCGCCGTCGTCCACACCCACGCGGTGCACGCCACCGCCGTCTCCACCCTCCTCGACGAGGTCCCGCCGGTCCACTACGTCACCGCCCTGCTCGGCGGCACCGTCCGCACCGCCCCCTACGCCCGCTACGGCACCGCGGAACTCGCCGCCCACATGCTCGAAGCCCTCCGCGACCGCACCGGATGCCTCCTGCGCAACCACGGGACGGTCACCTACGGAGACACCCTCGACCAGGCGTACGAGCGCACCGCCCAGCTGGAGTGGATGTGCCGGCTCTGGCTCACCGCCGCCTCCGTGCCGGGCCGCAGCCCCTCCCTGCTCACCCCCGCCCAGCTGCACGACGTGCAGGAGGCCCTCAAGGACTACGGCCAGCGCGGCTGA